The Xiphophorus hellerii strain 12219 chromosome 22, Xiphophorus_hellerii-4.1, whole genome shotgun sequence genome has a window encoding:
- the aprt gene encoding adenine phosphoribosyltransferase, producing MAAGPEGKLQLVQRHVRAFPDFPKKGILFRDICPILKSPAALTAVIDLFEERVRSRQLQVDLIVGLDARGFLFGPLLAQRLGVGFVLVRKKGKLPGATVSVAYDLEYGTAEAEIQEDAVAPGQKVLIIDDLLATGGTLLAACELMKKQRVDIQGCMVVIELRDLKGADRLKPHNVFSLLQY from the exons ATGGCAGCAGGACCGGAAGGAAAACTGCAGCTCGTCCAGAGACACGTCCGAGCTTTTCCAGACTTCCCAAAGAAAGGGATCCTGTTCAG AGACATTTGTCCCATCCTGAAGAGTCCAGCTGCCCTCACAGCAGTCATTGACCTGTTTGAAGAACGTGTGAGGAGCCGTCAGCTGCAGGTGGACCTGATCGTCG gtttGGACGCTCGTGGGTTCCTGTTTGGGCCCCTGCTCGCCCAGAGGCTGGGCGTTGGCTTCGTCCTGGTTAGGAAGAAAGGCAAGCTGCCCGGAGCCACGGTCAGCGTGGCCTATGACCTGGAGTACGGCACG GCGGAGGCAGAGATCCAGGAGGATGCAGTGGCTCCAGGCCAGAAGGTTCTGATTATTGATGATCTTTTAGCTACAGGAG GGACGTTGCTTGCAGCCTGTGAGCTAATGAAGAAGCAGCGGGTGGACATCCAGGGCTGCATGGTGGTCATCGAACTCAGAGACCTGAAGGGAGCCGACCGTCTGAAGCCTCACAATGTCTTCTCCCTTCTCCAGTATTGA
- the tk2 gene encoding thymidine kinase 2, mitochondrial isoform X3 has translation MCRGCGKLMRSGDSRKTVICVEGNIASGKTTCLDYFLNTSNIQVLTEPVSKWRNVRGHNLLALMYQDPQRWGISLQTYIQLTMLDKHLSAMTAPVTMMERSIFSAKHIFVENLYQSGKMPEVDYIVLSEWFDWITANVSLPVDLIVYLQTSPQTCHERLKQRCREEEMVIPLEHLEFIHQLHEDWLIKGSSAPVPAPVLVIPADYDLQKMLHKYEEHREKILTATNS, from the exons ATGTGTAGAGGATGTG GGAAGCTGATGCGGAGCGGAGACAGCAGGAAGACGGTG ATCTGTGTTGAGGGGAACATCGCCAGCGGGAAGACGACGTGTCTGGATTATTTCCTCAATACGAGCAACATCCAG GTCCTGACAGAACCAGTGTCCAAATGGAGGAACGTCCGTGGACACAATCTTCTG GCCCTGATGTACCAGGATCCTCAGCGCTGGGGAATCTCTTTGCAGACTTATATTCAGCTCACCATGCTGGATAAACACCTTTCAGCCATG ACTGCTCCGGTCACCATGATGGAGAGGTCGATCTTCAGCGCCAAGCACATCTTCGTGGAGAATCTCTATCAGAG tgGAAAAATGCCAGAGGTGGATTACATTGTTCTGAGCGAGTGGTTCGATTGGATCACCGCAAACGTTTCCCTCCCTGTCGACCTGATTG TTTACCTGCAGACGTCTCCTCAGACCTGCCATGAGAGGCTGAAGCAGCGATGCAGAGAGGAGGAGATGGTCATTCCACTG GAGCATCTGGAGTTCATCCACCAGCTGCATGAAGACTGGCTTATTAAGGGCAGCTCCGCTCCGGTTCCTGCTCCTGTTCTG GTGATTCCTGCCGACTATGACCTCCAGAAGATGCTGCACAAGTATGAGGAGCACCGGGAGAAGATTCTAACAGCTACCAACTCTtga
- the LOC116712794 gene encoding spermatogenesis-associated protein 2 isoform X3, producing the protein MLTAVIRSRLSVMKDEEQEGSLSRRDLFEDYRSCFLRPGAEVGPCRDPGLLKRAAQFLLRTSEPRDTFTLFPFCRAVTERCVVGTDGRKHLAAFVKATEMLESLCVNMFLQPWKKEIRSLKTFTGAFVYCLLPVLSGSTIQAVLAYMGYRPSSDAPQSEFTLSSDPESDRALLLGFELLLARLECCRLLDLMLEHQLGPQEWLDVLQRSKQPSKLADPTEKQTVAEQRKDNDEKRKESDKREVSQEPESRLPSVPQPKPRRHRPSVDQADMELQWQYPDLAFRGRPLLPDQPPKATPTMTGGVPDSLSVLPKTNLTKEDRDVSPSVSTRDDGRNDSSCFRNSDESRACDDDGDDGDDDLSGPQAISLHITLRTGSKAEAGKKRGRVQPTSETSDDAQKTPIFITGRENVVADKPESSSLSSIDEEQQLRALAERMGQLSVQGDQEKATGREDNGKAEGRKKDRQKQRTNL; encoded by the exons ATGCTGACAGCTGTTATCAGAAG cCGCCTGTCGGTCATGAAGGACGAAGAGCAGGAGGGCTCGTTGTCCCGCCGGGACCTCTTTGAAGACTACCGGAGCTGCTTCCTCCGGCCCGGAGCCGAGGTTGGCCCGTGTCGGGACCCCGGGCTCCTGAAGAGGGCGGCCCAGTTCCTGCTGAGGACGTCGGAGCCGAGAGACACTTTCACGCTGTTCCCGTTCTGCCGGGCAGTGACGGAGAGGTGTGTTGTCGGCACCGACGGCAGGAAGCACCTGGCAGCCTTCGTCAAAGCCACCGAGATGCTGGAGAGCCTCTGCGTCAACATGTTCCTGCAGCCCTGGAAGAAGGAGATCCGGTCTCTGAAG ACGTTTACGGGTGCCTTCGTTTACTGCCTGCTGCCGGTTCTCAGCGGCTCCACCATCCAGGCTGTTCTGGCCTATATGGGCTACCGGCCCAGCAGCGACGCCCCCCAGAG TGAGTTCACACTAAGTTCTGATCCTGAATCAGATCGAGCTCTGCTGCTGGGatttgagctgctgctggccagaCTGGAATGTTGTCGCCTCCTGGATCTGATGCTGGAGCACCAACTGGGACCACAG GAGTGGTTGGATGTTCTCCAGAGAAGTAAGCAGCCTTCGAAGTTGGCAGATCCCACAGAAAAGCAGACGGTGGCGGAGCAAAGGAAAGACAACGATGAGAAGAGGAAGGAGTCGGATAAGAGAGAG GTGTCCCAGGAGCCTGAGTCCAGGCTTCCATCGGTTCCTCAGCCGAAGCCTCGGCGTCATCGCCCCAGCGTAGACCAGGCAGACATGGAACTGCAGTGGCAATACCCAGACCTGGCCTTCAGGGGTCGCCCTCTGCTGCCAGACCAACCTCCCAAAGCAACCCCCACCATGACTGGCGGTGTACCTGACAGCCTTTCTGTGCTTCCAAAGACCAACCTGACCAAAGAGGACAGAGACGTTTCTCCATCAGTCTCCACTAGAGATGATGGCCGGAATGACTCCAGCTGCTTCAGGAACTCTGATGAAAGCAGAGCCTGTGacgatgatggtgatgatggtgatgatgaccTTAGTGGTCCTCAAGCCATTTCTCTTCATATTACACTGAGAACAGGAAGTAAAGCAGAGGCAGGCAAGAAACGAGGAAGAGTTCAGCCAACCTCAGAGACTTCTGATGACGCACAGAAAACACCAA ttttcattacaGGCAGAGAGAATGTGGTGGCTGACAAACCGGAGTCTTCCTCGTTGAGCTCCATTGATGAAGAGCAGCAGCTGAGAGCGCTGGCGGAGCGGATGGGACAGCTCTCTGTGCAGGGAGATCAAGAGAAGGCGACGGGAAGAGAGGACAACGGGAAGGCAGAGGGGCGCAAGAAggacagacaaaaacagaggaCCAATCTCTGA
- the tk2 gene encoding thymidine kinase 2, mitochondrial isoform X2, translating to MAQLSAPARKLMRSGDSRKTVICVEGNIASGKTTCLDYFLNTSNIQVLTEPVSKWRNVRGHNLLALMYQDPQRWGISLQTYIQLTMLDKHLSAMTAPVTMMERSIFSAKHIFVENLYQSGKMPEVDYIVLSEWFDWITANVSLPVDLIVYLQTSPQTCHERLKQRCREEEMVIPLEHLEFIHQLHEDWLIKGSSAPVPAPVLVIPADYDLQKMLHKYEEHREKILTATNS from the exons ATGGCCCAACTGTCCGCGCCTGCTA GGAAGCTGATGCGGAGCGGAGACAGCAGGAAGACGGTG ATCTGTGTTGAGGGGAACATCGCCAGCGGGAAGACGACGTGTCTGGATTATTTCCTCAATACGAGCAACATCCAG GTCCTGACAGAACCAGTGTCCAAATGGAGGAACGTCCGTGGACACAATCTTCTG GCCCTGATGTACCAGGATCCTCAGCGCTGGGGAATCTCTTTGCAGACTTATATTCAGCTCACCATGCTGGATAAACACCTTTCAGCCATG ACTGCTCCGGTCACCATGATGGAGAGGTCGATCTTCAGCGCCAAGCACATCTTCGTGGAGAATCTCTATCAGAG tgGAAAAATGCCAGAGGTGGATTACATTGTTCTGAGCGAGTGGTTCGATTGGATCACCGCAAACGTTTCCCTCCCTGTCGACCTGATTG TTTACCTGCAGACGTCTCCTCAGACCTGCCATGAGAGGCTGAAGCAGCGATGCAGAGAGGAGGAGATGGTCATTCCACTG GAGCATCTGGAGTTCATCCACCAGCTGCATGAAGACTGGCTTATTAAGGGCAGCTCCGCTCCGGTTCCTGCTCCTGTTCTG GTGATTCCTGCCGACTATGACCTCCAGAAGATGCTGCACAAGTATGAGGAGCACCGGGAGAAGATTCTAACAGCTACCAACTCTtga
- the LOC116712794 gene encoding spermatogenesis-associated protein 2 isoform X4, which produces MKDEEQEGSLSRRDLFEDYRSCFLRPGAEVGPCRDPGLLKRAAQFLLRTSEPRDTFTLFPFCRAVTERCVVGTDGRKHLAAFVKATEMLESLCVNMFLQPWKKEIRSLKTFTGAFVYCLLPVLSGSTIQAVLAYMGYRPSSDAPQSEFTLSSDPESDRALLLGFELLLARLECCRLLDLMLEHQLGPQEWLDVLQRSKQPSKLADPTEKQTVAEQRKDNDEKRKESDKREVSQEPESRLPSVPQPKPRRHRPSVDQADMELQWQYPDLAFRGRPLLPDQPPKATPTMTGGVPDSLSVLPKTNLTKEDRDVSPSVSTRDDGRNDSSCFRNSDESRACDDDGDDGDDDLSGPQAISLHITLRTGSKAEAGKKRGRVQPTSETSDDAQKTPIFITGRENVVADKPESSSLSSIDEEQQLRALAERMGQLSVQGDQEKATGREDNGKAEGRKKDRQKQRTNL; this is translated from the exons ATGAAGGACGAAGAGCAGGAGGGCTCGTTGTCCCGCCGGGACCTCTTTGAAGACTACCGGAGCTGCTTCCTCCGGCCCGGAGCCGAGGTTGGCCCGTGTCGGGACCCCGGGCTCCTGAAGAGGGCGGCCCAGTTCCTGCTGAGGACGTCGGAGCCGAGAGACACTTTCACGCTGTTCCCGTTCTGCCGGGCAGTGACGGAGAGGTGTGTTGTCGGCACCGACGGCAGGAAGCACCTGGCAGCCTTCGTCAAAGCCACCGAGATGCTGGAGAGCCTCTGCGTCAACATGTTCCTGCAGCCCTGGAAGAAGGAGATCCGGTCTCTGAAG ACGTTTACGGGTGCCTTCGTTTACTGCCTGCTGCCGGTTCTCAGCGGCTCCACCATCCAGGCTGTTCTGGCCTATATGGGCTACCGGCCCAGCAGCGACGCCCCCCAGAG TGAGTTCACACTAAGTTCTGATCCTGAATCAGATCGAGCTCTGCTGCTGGGatttgagctgctgctggccagaCTGGAATGTTGTCGCCTCCTGGATCTGATGCTGGAGCACCAACTGGGACCACAG GAGTGGTTGGATGTTCTCCAGAGAAGTAAGCAGCCTTCGAAGTTGGCAGATCCCACAGAAAAGCAGACGGTGGCGGAGCAAAGGAAAGACAACGATGAGAAGAGGAAGGAGTCGGATAAGAGAGAG GTGTCCCAGGAGCCTGAGTCCAGGCTTCCATCGGTTCCTCAGCCGAAGCCTCGGCGTCATCGCCCCAGCGTAGACCAGGCAGACATGGAACTGCAGTGGCAATACCCAGACCTGGCCTTCAGGGGTCGCCCTCTGCTGCCAGACCAACCTCCCAAAGCAACCCCCACCATGACTGGCGGTGTACCTGACAGCCTTTCTGTGCTTCCAAAGACCAACCTGACCAAAGAGGACAGAGACGTTTCTCCATCAGTCTCCACTAGAGATGATGGCCGGAATGACTCCAGCTGCTTCAGGAACTCTGATGAAAGCAGAGCCTGTGacgatgatggtgatgatggtgatgatgaccTTAGTGGTCCTCAAGCCATTTCTCTTCATATTACACTGAGAACAGGAAGTAAAGCAGAGGCAGGCAAGAAACGAGGAAGAGTTCAGCCAACCTCAGAGACTTCTGATGACGCACAGAAAACACCAA ttttcattacaGGCAGAGAGAATGTGGTGGCTGACAAACCGGAGTCTTCCTCGTTGAGCTCCATTGATGAAGAGCAGCAGCTGAGAGCGCTGGCGGAGCGGATGGGACAGCTCTCTGTGCAGGGAGATCAAGAGAAGGCGACGGGAAGAGAGGACAACGGGAAGGCAGAGGGGCGCAAGAAggacagacaaaaacagaggaCCAATCTCTGA
- the LOC116712794 gene encoding spermatogenesis-associated protein 2 isoform X1, whose product MLTAVIRSSTSSSAARLSLSLSLRLSLSLSSRLSVMKDEEQEGSLSRRDLFEDYRSCFLRPGAEVGPCRDPGLLKRAAQFLLRTSEPRDTFTLFPFCRAVTERCVVGTDGRKHLAAFVKATEMLESLCVNMFLQPWKKEIRSLKTFTGAFVYCLLPVLSGSTIQAVLAYMGYRPSSDAPQSEFTLSSDPESDRALLLGFELLLARLECCRLLDLMLEHQLGPQEWLDVLQRSKQPSKLADPTEKQTVAEQRKDNDEKRKESDKREVSQEPESRLPSVPQPKPRRHRPSVDQADMELQWQYPDLAFRGRPLLPDQPPKATPTMTGGVPDSLSVLPKTNLTKEDRDVSPSVSTRDDGRNDSSCFRNSDESRACDDDGDDGDDDLSGPQAISLHITLRTGSKAEAGKKRGRVQPTSETSDDAQKTPIFITGRENVVADKPESSSLSSIDEEQQLRALAERMGQLSVQGDQEKATGREDNGKAEGRKKDRQKQRTNL is encoded by the exons ATGCTGACAGCTGTTATCAGAAG CTCCACTTCCTCCTCAGCAgcccgtctctctctctctctctctctccgtctctctctctctctttccagcCGCCTGTCGGTCATGAAGGACGAAGAGCAGGAGGGCTCGTTGTCCCGCCGGGACCTCTTTGAAGACTACCGGAGCTGCTTCCTCCGGCCCGGAGCCGAGGTTGGCCCGTGTCGGGACCCCGGGCTCCTGAAGAGGGCGGCCCAGTTCCTGCTGAGGACGTCGGAGCCGAGAGACACTTTCACGCTGTTCCCGTTCTGCCGGGCAGTGACGGAGAGGTGTGTTGTCGGCACCGACGGCAGGAAGCACCTGGCAGCCTTCGTCAAAGCCACCGAGATGCTGGAGAGCCTCTGCGTCAACATGTTCCTGCAGCCCTGGAAGAAGGAGATCCGGTCTCTGAAG ACGTTTACGGGTGCCTTCGTTTACTGCCTGCTGCCGGTTCTCAGCGGCTCCACCATCCAGGCTGTTCTGGCCTATATGGGCTACCGGCCCAGCAGCGACGCCCCCCAGAG TGAGTTCACACTAAGTTCTGATCCTGAATCAGATCGAGCTCTGCTGCTGGGatttgagctgctgctggccagaCTGGAATGTTGTCGCCTCCTGGATCTGATGCTGGAGCACCAACTGGGACCACAG GAGTGGTTGGATGTTCTCCAGAGAAGTAAGCAGCCTTCGAAGTTGGCAGATCCCACAGAAAAGCAGACGGTGGCGGAGCAAAGGAAAGACAACGATGAGAAGAGGAAGGAGTCGGATAAGAGAGAG GTGTCCCAGGAGCCTGAGTCCAGGCTTCCATCGGTTCCTCAGCCGAAGCCTCGGCGTCATCGCCCCAGCGTAGACCAGGCAGACATGGAACTGCAGTGGCAATACCCAGACCTGGCCTTCAGGGGTCGCCCTCTGCTGCCAGACCAACCTCCCAAAGCAACCCCCACCATGACTGGCGGTGTACCTGACAGCCTTTCTGTGCTTCCAAAGACCAACCTGACCAAAGAGGACAGAGACGTTTCTCCATCAGTCTCCACTAGAGATGATGGCCGGAATGACTCCAGCTGCTTCAGGAACTCTGATGAAAGCAGAGCCTGTGacgatgatggtgatgatggtgatgatgaccTTAGTGGTCCTCAAGCCATTTCTCTTCATATTACACTGAGAACAGGAAGTAAAGCAGAGGCAGGCAAGAAACGAGGAAGAGTTCAGCCAACCTCAGAGACTTCTGATGACGCACAGAAAACACCAA ttttcattacaGGCAGAGAGAATGTGGTGGCTGACAAACCGGAGTCTTCCTCGTTGAGCTCCATTGATGAAGAGCAGCAGCTGAGAGCGCTGGCGGAGCGGATGGGACAGCTCTCTGTGCAGGGAGATCAAGAGAAGGCGACGGGAAGAGAGGACAACGGGAAGGCAGAGGGGCGCAAGAAggacagacaaaaacagaggaCCAATCTCTGA
- the tk2 gene encoding thymidine kinase 2, mitochondrial isoform X1: protein MCRGCGECDGRKMTAAAARFFLNFRSALRPSVRSGATRGIRTGTPGKLMRSGDSRKTVICVEGNIASGKTTCLDYFLNTSNIQVLTEPVSKWRNVRGHNLLALMYQDPQRWGISLQTYIQLTMLDKHLSAMTAPVTMMERSIFSAKHIFVENLYQSGKMPEVDYIVLSEWFDWITANVSLPVDLIVYLQTSPQTCHERLKQRCREEEMVIPLEHLEFIHQLHEDWLIKGSSAPVPAPVLVIPADYDLQKMLHKYEEHREKILTATNS, encoded by the exons ATGTGTAGAGGATGTGGTGAGTGTGATGGAAGGAAGatgacagcagctgctgctcggTTCTTTCTCAATTTCCGTTCAGCTCTCCGTCCTTCGGTTCGGAGCGGAGCTACCAGAGGAATCCGAACCGGAACTCCAG GGAAGCTGATGCGGAGCGGAGACAGCAGGAAGACGGTG ATCTGTGTTGAGGGGAACATCGCCAGCGGGAAGACGACGTGTCTGGATTATTTCCTCAATACGAGCAACATCCAG GTCCTGACAGAACCAGTGTCCAAATGGAGGAACGTCCGTGGACACAATCTTCTG GCCCTGATGTACCAGGATCCTCAGCGCTGGGGAATCTCTTTGCAGACTTATATTCAGCTCACCATGCTGGATAAACACCTTTCAGCCATG ACTGCTCCGGTCACCATGATGGAGAGGTCGATCTTCAGCGCCAAGCACATCTTCGTGGAGAATCTCTATCAGAG tgGAAAAATGCCAGAGGTGGATTACATTGTTCTGAGCGAGTGGTTCGATTGGATCACCGCAAACGTTTCCCTCCCTGTCGACCTGATTG TTTACCTGCAGACGTCTCCTCAGACCTGCCATGAGAGGCTGAAGCAGCGATGCAGAGAGGAGGAGATGGTCATTCCACTG GAGCATCTGGAGTTCATCCACCAGCTGCATGAAGACTGGCTTATTAAGGGCAGCTCCGCTCCGGTTCCTGCTCCTGTTCTG GTGATTCCTGCCGACTATGACCTCCAGAAGATGCTGCACAAGTATGAGGAGCACCGGGAGAAGATTCTAACAGCTACCAACTCTtga
- the LOC116712794 gene encoding spermatogenesis-associated protein 2 isoform X2, whose amino-acid sequence MLTAVIRSSTSSSAARLSLSLSLRLSLSLSSRLSVMKDEEQEGSLSRRDLFEDYRSCFLRPGAEVGPCRDPGLLKRAAQFLLRTSEPRDTFTLFPFCRAVTERCVVGTDGRKHLAAFVKATEMLESLCVNMFLQPWKKEIRSLKTFTGAFVYCLLPVLSGSTIQAVLAYMGYRPSSDAPQSEFTLSSDPESDRALLLGFELLLARLECCRLLDLMLEHQLGPQEWLDVLQRSKQPSKLADPTEKQTVAEQRKDNDEKRKESDKREVSQEPESRLPSVPQPKPRRHRPSVDQADMELQWQYPDLAFRGRPLLPDQPPKATPTMTGGVPDSLSVLPKTNLTKEDRDVSPSVSTRDDGRNDSSCFRNSDESRACDDDGDDGDDDLSGPQAISLHITLRTGSKAEAGKKRGRVQPTSETSDDAQKTPSRENVVADKPESSSLSSIDEEQQLRALAERMGQLSVQGDQEKATGREDNGKAEGRKKDRQKQRTNL is encoded by the exons ATGCTGACAGCTGTTATCAGAAG CTCCACTTCCTCCTCAGCAgcccgtctctctctctctctctctctccgtctctctctctctctttccagcCGCCTGTCGGTCATGAAGGACGAAGAGCAGGAGGGCTCGTTGTCCCGCCGGGACCTCTTTGAAGACTACCGGAGCTGCTTCCTCCGGCCCGGAGCCGAGGTTGGCCCGTGTCGGGACCCCGGGCTCCTGAAGAGGGCGGCCCAGTTCCTGCTGAGGACGTCGGAGCCGAGAGACACTTTCACGCTGTTCCCGTTCTGCCGGGCAGTGACGGAGAGGTGTGTTGTCGGCACCGACGGCAGGAAGCACCTGGCAGCCTTCGTCAAAGCCACCGAGATGCTGGAGAGCCTCTGCGTCAACATGTTCCTGCAGCCCTGGAAGAAGGAGATCCGGTCTCTGAAG ACGTTTACGGGTGCCTTCGTTTACTGCCTGCTGCCGGTTCTCAGCGGCTCCACCATCCAGGCTGTTCTGGCCTATATGGGCTACCGGCCCAGCAGCGACGCCCCCCAGAG TGAGTTCACACTAAGTTCTGATCCTGAATCAGATCGAGCTCTGCTGCTGGGatttgagctgctgctggccagaCTGGAATGTTGTCGCCTCCTGGATCTGATGCTGGAGCACCAACTGGGACCACAG GAGTGGTTGGATGTTCTCCAGAGAAGTAAGCAGCCTTCGAAGTTGGCAGATCCCACAGAAAAGCAGACGGTGGCGGAGCAAAGGAAAGACAACGATGAGAAGAGGAAGGAGTCGGATAAGAGAGAG GTGTCCCAGGAGCCTGAGTCCAGGCTTCCATCGGTTCCTCAGCCGAAGCCTCGGCGTCATCGCCCCAGCGTAGACCAGGCAGACATGGAACTGCAGTGGCAATACCCAGACCTGGCCTTCAGGGGTCGCCCTCTGCTGCCAGACCAACCTCCCAAAGCAACCCCCACCATGACTGGCGGTGTACCTGACAGCCTTTCTGTGCTTCCAAAGACCAACCTGACCAAAGAGGACAGAGACGTTTCTCCATCAGTCTCCACTAGAGATGATGGCCGGAATGACTCCAGCTGCTTCAGGAACTCTGATGAAAGCAGAGCCTGTGacgatgatggtgatgatggtgatgatgaccTTAGTGGTCCTCAAGCCATTTCTCTTCATATTACACTGAGAACAGGAAGTAAAGCAGAGGCAGGCAAGAAACGAGGAAGAGTTCAGCCAACCTCAGAGACTTCTGATGACGCACAGAAAACACCAA GCAGAGAGAATGTGGTGGCTGACAAACCGGAGTCTTCCTCGTTGAGCTCCATTGATGAAGAGCAGCAGCTGAGAGCGCTGGCGGAGCGGATGGGACAGCTCTCTGTGCAGGGAGATCAAGAGAAGGCGACGGGAAGAGAGGACAACGGGAAGGCAGAGGGGCGCAAGAAggacagacaaaaacagaggaCCAATCTCTGA